Within the bacterium genome, the region TGGATCGGGATGGGCACCTGGCGGTTGATGCACCTGGTACGGGAGCTGATGGCCAAGTCGCTTGAGAAATGGACCCGCTACGCCATCATTGCTTTGGGTGTGATCCTGCTGGGGGTGGGCCTGTTCAACGTCAAAAGGTACTATCACGAGAAGGACCGCTCCAACAACTGGATCCCGGCGGATTACGGCTACAACATCCTGCAGTCGGCCCTGCCCGGCGGCATCATCTTCACCAACGGAGACAACGACACCTTCCCGGTCTGGTTCGTGCAGGAGGTCTGGAGATCGCGCAAGGACGTGAAGATCGTCAACCTTTCCCTGGGCAACACCAACTGGTACCTCAAGCAGATGAAGCAGAGCGGCGTGGAAATGGACATCTCGGACTACCAGATAGACCAGCTCCAGCCGCTGCGGACCCCGGACGGGCAGATCTTCAAGGTCTCCGACATCGCGGTCCGGCTGATCATCGCGGCCAATGCCGGCAAAAAGCTTTCCTTTGCCCAGGTGCTGGCCCCGCCCAAGGAATTCGCCGCCCTGGTGTTCGGCAAGGATTACAGGGAGAAATATCCCATCTACTTCGCGGCCACGGTCTCGGACGACAACCTGACCGGACTGGAAAACTACCTCTCGTTTGAAGGCATGCTTTACCGGATACTGCCGGACAGCTCTTCCAAAAAACAGCCCAACATCCAGGTCACCCAGAACAACCTGAACAATGTTTACAAGATGAGGGGGCTGACCGATCCCAAGGTGTTCAAGGACGAGAACACCCAGCGTTTGCTGGGGAATTATGCGGTGACCTACTGGAACCTGGGCATGGCCCTGCGCCGTCAGGCCGACCAGGCCCGCCAGAAGAACCGGCTCCAGGAGGCCAGGGAACTCCAGCTGCAGGCGGTCCAGCAGTTCGAGCAGGCCAACCAGATCATGCCCGAGGAATCGGCCGGCCTGAACTGGCTGGGAGTGACCTACGCCGAGCTGGGCGAGTTTCCCAAGGCTTTGGGTTATTTCCGCAAGGTGATGCAGAAGGACCCGGCCAACCCCTACATCCTGATGCAGCTGGGAATGTCGTTCCAGCAGGCCGGGATGCCGGACTCGGCCGAGTATTATTACATGAAAGGCATCCAGATCAATCCCAATTTCGGCGAGGGGTACGGCCGGCTGTACACCTTCTATCTGGCCCAAAACAACACCGCCAAGGCCATCTCCACCCTGGAAGAATGGCTGGCCCGCAATCCCGGAGACGAAAACGCCCGGGGCGAGCTCAACAAGCTAAAAAAGACCCGCTGATGCACGAACTGGCCATCACCCAGAGCCTTTTCAAGATAGTGCTGGAGCAGGCCCAAAAAGCCGGGGCGGTTAAAGTATCCCGGATCAATCTCAAGATCGGCCGGCTGACCGGCTACGTGCCCGAGGCGGTGGAGATGAATTTCAACCTGCTGGCCTCAGGCACCATCGCCGAGGGGGCCGGGCTGAAGATAGAGTGGGTGCCGGTCAAAGTTCTTTGCAGGGAGTGCCAAAAGGAATCGGAACAGCAGGACTTGGGGTTGGGCTGCTCCCTTTGCGGCTCGATTAACGTTCAAATAGCCGGGGGCCGGGAAATGTACATAGACAGCATGGAAGTGGACAATGGCTGAGATAAAGATCTTAAAGAACATCATGGACGAGAATCTGTCCCAGGCCGCCTTGAACCGGCAGTGGTTCAGGTCCCGGAAGATCCTGGCGCTGAACCTGATCGCCTCGCCCGGGGCCGGCAAGACCACTTTTCTGGAGCAGACCATCAAGGGCCTGTTTCCAAAATACAAGCTGGCGGTGATCGAGGGCGACATCACCGGGGACCACGATGCCAGGAGGATAGAGTCCCTGGGGGTTCCGGTGGTTCAGATCAACACCGAGGGCGGGTGCCATCTGGATGCCCACATGATAGACTCGGTCTTAAGCAGCCTGGACCTGGACGGCCTGAAATATCTGTTCATCGAGAACGTGGGGAACCTGGTCTGTCCGGCCGAGTTTGACCTGGGCGAAGAACTGAAAGTGGTGGTGCTGTCCACCCCCGAAGGCCATGACAAGCCGGCCAAGTATCCGCTGATCTTTTCGGAGGCCCAGGCGGTGATCATCAACAAGACAGACCTGCTACAGGCGGTGGACTTTGACATTGAAAAGGCCGAGCATGACATCAG harbors:
- the hypB gene encoding hydrogenase nickel incorporation protein HypB — its product is MAEIKILKNIMDENLSQAALNRQWFRSRKILALNLIASPGAGKTTFLEQTIKGLFPKYKLAVIEGDITGDHDARRIESLGVPVVQINTEGGCHLDAHMIDSVLSSLDLDGLKYLFIENVGNLVCPAEFDLGEELKVVVLSTPEGHDKPAKYPLIFSEAQAVIINKTDLLQAVDFDIEKAEHDIRRLNPNVPIFRLSCKTGDGLDKWLEWLGTQGTGNGI
- the hypA gene encoding hydrogenase maturation nickel metallochaperone HypA; this translates as MHELAITQSLFKIVLEQAQKAGAVKVSRINLKIGRLTGYVPEAVEMNFNLLASGTIAEGAGLKIEWVPVKVLCRECQKESEQQDLGLGCSLCGSINVQIAGGREMYIDSMEVDNG
- a CDS encoding tetratricopeptide repeat protein: VVLLVGGILLGVFQGSAMSAILIALAIVFGFFHLLKRKDKSFSLVGPAFLITGLGLVVYLNMGNPQPRDRDYIYAPCYLFFAVWIGMGTWRLMHLVRELMAKSLEKWTRYAIIALGVILLGVGLFNVKRYYHEKDRSNNWIPADYGYNILQSALPGGIIFTNGDNDTFPVWFVQEVWRSRKDVKIVNLSLGNTNWYLKQMKQSGVEMDISDYQIDQLQPLRTPDGQIFKVSDIAVRLIIAANAGKKLSFAQVLAPPKEFAALVFGKDYREKYPIYFAATVSDDNLTGLENYLSFEGMLYRILPDSSSKKQPNIQVTQNNLNNVYKMRGLTDPKVFKDENTQRLLGNYAVTYWNLGMALRRQADQARQKNRLQEARELQLQAVQQFEQANQIMPEESAGLNWLGVTYAELGEFPKALGYFRKVMQKDPANPYILMQLGMSFQQAGMPDSAEYYYMKGIQINPNFGEGYGRLYTFYLAQNNTAKAISTLEEWLARNPGDENARGELNKLKKTR